A single genomic interval of Nocardioides nitrophenolicus harbors:
- the purL gene encoding phosphoribosylformylglycinamidine synthase subunit PurL produces MADTASAPARSTLDTVAVAAGDPDREQPWAELGLKADEYQRIRDILGRRPTGAELAMYSVMWSEHCSYKSSKVHLKQFGELAQETPIGPMLAGIGENAGVIDIGQGYAVSFKVESHNHPSYVEPYQGAATGVGGIVRDIIAMGARPVAVMDPLRFGPLDADDTHRVLPGIVAGVGGYGNCLGLPNIGGEAVFDETYLGNPLVNALCVGVLRHEDLHLAKASGTGNRVILYGARTGGDGIGGVSVLASETFDADGPAKRPSVQVGDPFMEKLLIECTLELFQAGVVAGIQDLGGAGLSCATSELASAGDGGMRCELDRVPLRDSTLSPEEILMSESQERMMAVVEPGDVAAFLGICAKWDVEAVDIGEVTDSGRLEITWHGETVVDVPPRSVAHDGPTYERPYARPDWQDALQADGAEALARPATGDELRATLLQLVASPNLCDKSWITDQYDRYVQGNTVLAQPADSGMVRVDEETHLGVSVATDCNGRFAKLDPYAGAQLALAEAYRNVATGGALPLAVSDCLNFGSPEDPAVMWQFAEACRGLKDACAELGIPVTGGNVSLYNQTGETAILPTPVVAVLGVIDDVRRRTPSSFRAEGERIVLLGATREELSGSEWAHVVHGHLGGRPPAVDLHAERALARLLKDLVGVATSAHDLSDGGLAQALAEAALVSGIGARVALYGDAFVGLFAESAARALITVAAEDVEELRALCARHDVPLTELGTTGGDVLAVEGQFEVPLGELREAWTGTLPAALG; encoded by the coding sequence GTGGCCGACACCGCTTCCGCACCCGCCCGTTCGACACTCGACACCGTGGCCGTGGCGGCCGGTGACCCCGACCGCGAGCAGCCCTGGGCCGAGCTCGGCCTGAAGGCCGACGAGTACCAGCGGATCCGCGACATCCTCGGCCGCCGGCCCACCGGCGCGGAGCTGGCGATGTACTCGGTGATGTGGAGCGAGCACTGCTCCTACAAGTCGTCGAAGGTGCACCTCAAGCAGTTCGGCGAGCTCGCGCAGGAGACGCCGATCGGCCCGATGCTGGCCGGCATCGGCGAGAACGCCGGCGTGATCGACATCGGCCAGGGCTACGCCGTCAGCTTCAAGGTCGAGAGCCACAACCACCCGTCGTACGTCGAGCCCTACCAGGGCGCCGCGACCGGCGTCGGCGGCATCGTCCGCGACATCATCGCGATGGGCGCCCGCCCGGTCGCGGTGATGGACCCGCTGCGGTTCGGCCCGCTCGACGCCGACGACACCCACCGCGTCCTGCCCGGGATCGTCGCGGGCGTCGGCGGCTACGGCAACTGCCTGGGCCTGCCCAACATCGGCGGCGAGGCGGTCTTCGACGAGACCTACCTCGGCAACCCGCTCGTCAACGCCCTGTGCGTCGGCGTGCTGCGCCACGAGGACCTCCACCTCGCCAAGGCGTCCGGCACCGGCAACCGCGTCATCCTCTACGGCGCCCGCACCGGCGGCGACGGCATCGGTGGCGTGTCGGTGCTCGCCTCCGAGACCTTCGACGCCGACGGCCCGGCCAAGCGGCCGAGCGTCCAGGTCGGCGACCCGTTCATGGAGAAGCTGCTCATCGAGTGCACCCTCGAGCTGTTCCAGGCCGGCGTGGTCGCCGGCATCCAGGACCTCGGCGGCGCCGGCCTGTCCTGCGCGACCTCCGAGCTGGCGTCGGCCGGTGACGGCGGGATGCGCTGCGAGCTCGACCGGGTCCCGCTGCGCGACTCGACGCTCTCGCCGGAGGAGATCCTGATGAGCGAAAGCCAGGAGCGGATGATGGCCGTCGTCGAGCCCGGCGACGTCGCGGCCTTCCTCGGGATCTGCGCCAAGTGGGACGTCGAGGCCGTCGACATCGGCGAGGTCACCGACAGCGGCCGGCTCGAGATCACCTGGCACGGCGAGACCGTCGTCGACGTACCCCCGCGGTCGGTGGCGCACGACGGGCCGACCTACGAGCGGCCCTACGCCCGCCCCGACTGGCAGGACGCGCTCCAGGCCGACGGCGCCGAGGCGCTCGCCCGCCCGGCGACCGGCGACGAGCTGCGCGCCACCCTGCTCCAGCTGGTCGCCAGCCCCAACCTGTGCGACAAGTCGTGGATCACCGACCAGTACGACCGCTACGTCCAGGGCAACACCGTCCTCGCCCAGCCGGCCGACTCGGGCATGGTCCGCGTCGACGAGGAGACCCACCTCGGCGTCTCCGTCGCCACCGACTGCAACGGCCGCTTCGCCAAGCTCGACCCGTACGCCGGCGCCCAGCTCGCGCTCGCCGAGGCCTACCGCAATGTCGCCACCGGCGGCGCGCTCCCGCTCGCCGTCAGCGACTGCCTCAACTTCGGCTCGCCCGAGGACCCCGCCGTGATGTGGCAGTTCGCCGAGGCCTGCCGCGGCCTCAAGGACGCCTGCGCCGAGCTCGGCATCCCGGTCACCGGCGGCAACGTCAGCCTCTACAACCAGACCGGCGAGACCGCGATCCTGCCCACGCCCGTCGTCGCCGTGCTCGGCGTCATCGACGACGTACGCCGCCGCACCCCGTCGTCCTTCCGGGCCGAGGGCGAGCGGATCGTGCTGCTCGGCGCCACCCGGGAGGAGCTCTCCGGCTCCGAGTGGGCCCACGTCGTCCACGGCCACCTCGGTGGACGCCCGCCCGCCGTCGACCTGCACGCCGAGCGTGCCCTCGCCCGCCTGCTCAAGGACCTCGTCGGCGTCGCCACCAGCGCCCACGACCTCTCCGACGGCGGCCTCGCCCAGGCCCTCGCCGAGGCGGCCCTGGTCTCCGGCATCGGCGCCCGGGTCGCGCTCTACGGCGACGCCTTCGTCGGCCTGTTCGCCGAGTCCGCCGCCCGCGCGCTCATCACCGTCGCCGCCGAGGACGTCGAGGAGCTGCGCGCGCTCTGCGCCCGCCACGACGTGCCGCTCACCGAGCTCGGCACCACCGGCGGCGACGTGCTCGCGGTCGAGGGGCAGTTCGAGGTGCCGCTCGGGGAGCTGCGTGAGGCGTGGACGGGGACGCTGCCTGCTGCGTTGGGGTGA
- a CDS encoding serine/threonine-protein kinase — translation MALQPGDSFGRYDVTGHLGRGGMGVVLAAVHRDLDRPVALKVLAPHLADDAGYRARFLREAKALARLDSPYVVRVFDAGEEEGALFIATELVRDGDLNQLLRSRGPLPAEDAVALVRDLAVGLGAAHDVGILHRDIKPSNVLIAPRPDGGLRPVLCDFGIAAVADLDQLATTGAVGTPGYMAPERHQGSEASVASDIYALGCLLWAALTARAPYEGVTGQVLLGHLQGPVPQLPSATREARAINEVLAVAMAKDPAARFGTTAELVAALDAVPLGPVEHTLLAPPPPPLPSGSGSRSRRPLLAGVAALALVLVAAGLGWLLTRSDPAADADPPADASSGPSTVDVGGDPTPDPLLAAFPRAADCAVVPDPKSTRVRARWCLGATSSVYYAQWRGWEGMDANYRDRAVRQHSYRSDLDAAWVELADVDRGYCRRKLALWYADRAAPYSVTVCADSDQAVLDALEALDLPTGEQVVARVAAEPDALVAAFPTAAGCSPRVPKATRVRTRWCHDDDSSVHYTQWEDAAVMDANYRGQVVTPVTGVGDGLDAAWVELTKAEGEEWETKLALWYDDERAPYSVTIYADTQAAARRVLRDLDLRPVEDVAAIPRD, via the coding sequence CCGCGGCGGGATGGGTGTGGTGCTGGCCGCCGTCCACCGCGACCTGGACCGGCCGGTCGCGCTCAAGGTGCTCGCGCCGCATCTCGCCGACGACGCCGGCTACCGGGCCCGGTTCCTGCGGGAGGCGAAGGCGCTCGCGCGGCTGGACTCGCCGTACGTCGTGCGGGTCTTCGACGCCGGCGAGGAGGAGGGGGCGCTCTTCATCGCGACCGAGCTGGTGCGCGACGGCGACCTCAACCAGCTGCTGCGCAGCCGCGGCCCGCTGCCCGCGGAGGACGCCGTCGCCCTGGTCCGCGACCTGGCCGTCGGCCTCGGCGCCGCCCACGACGTCGGGATCCTGCACCGTGACATCAAGCCGTCCAACGTCCTCATCGCGCCGCGCCCCGACGGCGGGCTCCGGCCCGTGCTGTGCGACTTCGGCATCGCGGCGGTCGCCGACCTCGACCAGCTCGCCACCACCGGCGCGGTCGGCACGCCCGGCTACATGGCCCCCGAGCGCCACCAGGGCTCGGAGGCGAGCGTCGCCTCCGACATCTATGCGCTCGGCTGCCTGCTCTGGGCGGCGCTGACCGCCCGGGCGCCGTACGAGGGGGTCACCGGCCAGGTCCTGCTCGGGCATCTCCAGGGCCCGGTGCCGCAGCTGCCGTCGGCCACCCGCGAGGCGCGGGCGATCAACGAGGTGCTCGCCGTCGCGATGGCGAAGGACCCCGCCGCCCGCTTCGGTACGACGGCCGAGCTGGTCGCCGCCCTCGACGCCGTCCCGCTCGGCCCGGTCGAGCACACCCTGCTCGCCCCGCCCCCGCCGCCGCTCCCGTCCGGCTCCGGCTCGCGCTCGCGCCGCCCGCTCCTGGCCGGGGTGGCCGCGCTCGCCCTCGTCCTGGTCGCGGCCGGCCTCGGCTGGCTGCTCACCCGCTCCGACCCCGCCGCCGACGCCGACCCGCCGGCCGACGCGTCGTCCGGTCCGTCGACGGTGGACGTGGGCGGCGATCCGACGCCGGACCCACTGCTCGCCGCCTTCCCGCGCGCGGCCGACTGTGCGGTGGTGCCCGACCCGAAGTCGACCAGGGTGCGCGCCCGGTGGTGCCTCGGCGCGACCTCGTCGGTGTACTACGCGCAGTGGCGCGGCTGGGAGGGGATGGACGCCAACTACCGGGACCGGGCCGTCCGGCAGCACTCCTACCGCTCCGACCTCGACGCCGCCTGGGTCGAGCTCGCCGACGTCGACCGTGGGTACTGTCGGCGCAAGCTCGCCCTCTGGTACGCCGACCGCGCGGCGCCGTACTCCGTCACCGTCTGCGCCGACAGCGACCAGGCGGTGCTCGACGCGCTCGAGGCGCTCGACCTGCCGACGGGCGAGCAGGTCGTCGCCCGGGTCGCCGCCGAGCCCGACGCGCTGGTCGCAGCCTTCCCCACGGCCGCGGGCTGTTCGCCCCGGGTGCCCAAGGCGACCCGGGTCCGGACGCGCTGGTGCCACGACGACGACTCGTCCGTGCACTACACGCAATGGGAGGACGCGGCGGTGATGGACGCCAACTACCGCGGCCAGGTCGTCACCCCGGTCACCGGCGTCGGCGACGGACTCGACGCCGCCTGGGTCGAGCTGACCAAGGCCGAGGGAGAGGAGTGGGAGACCAAGCTCGCCCTCTGGTACGACGACGAGCGGGCGCCGTACTCCGTGACGATCTACGCCGACACCCAGGCCGCCGCCCGCCGGGTCCTCCGCGACCTCGACCTGCGACCCGTCGAGGACGTGGCGGCCATCCCACGGGACTGA
- a CDS encoding MFS transporter, which produces MSSYRSLARNHDFTALWIGATVSELGTRITTFALPLVAYALSGSALWAAAAEAAYLVGMVAMLLPAGVLADRIHRLRLMRLSLGSGALLHASLVVAGVSGRLTFPHLLAVAVASGLVAGLFLPAESSAIRRVVSRDELPTALSQQQARQHIASLLGGPLGGALYGVARWAPFAADALTCALGWALLGRVRTDLSPEPRADAARSRPARELTEGVRFLWAHPFLRIVLCWSPAANLAVNALFFVALLRLVEAGFPAWQIGLAEAAVGGFGILGALAAPVLIERFPTGPLVVLVAWSFVPLAVPLALWNHPGALALASSVGMFLNPAGNAALGSYRIAITPPELIGRMQATMQAVSMLTIPVAPALAGALLTLVGGRDAVLALAVLTAVVALVPTLARSVRAVPRPAEWTTLTTPVRRPAPAA; this is translated from the coding sequence TCGCTGGCACGCAACCACGACTTCACCGCGCTCTGGATCGGCGCCACCGTCTCCGAGCTCGGCACCCGGATCACGACCTTCGCGCTGCCGCTGGTCGCCTACGCGCTGAGCGGGTCGGCGCTGTGGGCCGCCGCCGCGGAGGCGGCGTACCTGGTCGGGATGGTGGCGATGCTGCTGCCGGCCGGGGTGCTCGCCGACCGCATACACCGGCTCCGGCTGATGCGGCTCTCCCTCGGCTCCGGCGCCCTGCTCCACGCGTCACTGGTCGTGGCGGGCGTGTCCGGCCGGCTGACCTTCCCCCACCTGCTGGCCGTCGCCGTCGCCAGCGGCCTGGTCGCCGGCCTGTTCCTCCCGGCGGAGAGCTCGGCGATCCGCCGGGTCGTCAGCCGCGACGAGCTGCCGACGGCGCTCAGCCAGCAGCAGGCGCGCCAGCACATCGCCAGCCTGCTCGGCGGCCCGCTCGGCGGCGCCCTGTACGGCGTCGCCCGGTGGGCGCCGTTCGCCGCCGACGCCCTGACCTGTGCGCTCGGCTGGGCACTGCTCGGCCGGGTGCGCACCGACCTCTCCCCCGAACCGCGAGCGGACGCCGCGCGCAGCCGGCCGGCACGCGAGCTCACCGAGGGAGTCCGGTTCCTGTGGGCGCACCCCTTCCTGCGGATCGTGCTGTGCTGGTCGCCGGCCGCCAACCTCGCGGTCAACGCGCTCTTCTTCGTCGCACTGCTGCGGCTCGTCGAGGCCGGCTTCCCGGCCTGGCAGATCGGGCTCGCCGAGGCCGCGGTCGGCGGCTTCGGCATCCTGGGCGCACTGGCCGCACCGGTCCTCATCGAGCGGTTCCCGACCGGGCCGCTCGTCGTCCTCGTCGCCTGGAGCTTCGTGCCGCTCGCCGTCCCCCTCGCGCTGTGGAACCACCCCGGCGCGCTCGCGCTCGCCTCCTCCGTCGGCATGTTCCTCAACCCCGCCGGCAACGCCGCGCTGGGGTCCTACCGGATCGCGATCACGCCGCCCGAGCTGATCGGCCGGATGCAGGCGACCATGCAGGCGGTGTCGATGCTGACCATCCCCGTCGCCCCCGCGCTGGCCGGCGCCCTGTTGACCCTGGTCGGCGGCCGCGACGCCGTGCTCGCGCTCGCCGTCCTGACCGCGGTCGTCGCCCTCGTCCCGACCCTGGCGCGCTCGGTGCGGGCCGTCCCCCGGCCCGCCGAGTGGACAACCCTCACCACTCCAGTTCGCCGTCCTGCCCCCGCGGCGTGA